Proteins from one Acidiferrobacterales bacterium genomic window:
- a CDS encoding efflux RND transporter permease subunit has translation MAYQPSQQRHFLELIAAHPVAVNVFMVVILAVGAFSISRLNIQFLPEIQVNFITVTTNWPGAAAEDVERSITNRLELDLKNLDELKQMTSYSSLGSSVVVLEYGENADIDTAKDDVSRIVDPLVRLLPENAERPEIVALRIYEDVARLIVSAPSLEQLRTLANEFRDELLRRGIERIEILGLPQEEIAIQIPGESLRDLGLSLNQIGRIIQSQSKDESIGISGRDDAARQIRVLDQRRDYIEFEQVPIAADSDGRLIMLSDIATIEQRPKPDQLQASFKNRPAVELRIKRLGSGDTLKSAKILKDWKAEAESVLPADVELSIYTDQSISLQGRLDTLVNNGLIGLLLVLVVLYLFLNARLAFWVAVGIPIALSGALALLLALGGTLNMITMFGFIMTIGILVDDAIVVGEEALSQFEEKPHPLKAAYGAARRLLIPVLAASLTTILAFLPVILATGVIGTFLGFIALVVVCVVLTSLIEAFLILPGHLRGSFQKMQYNIARAKSTVMDRILSVVRDRWYRSALKLSIRHPITVIATGISLLILTVGLFTSGRLSYSFFPTPELNLLFANVSFSAGTPEKTVDEYMEYAYDALLETESDLGGNLIVSSLIFHGANFNVSSDSLIRGSNNGNIMVDLVHSDDRDVRTTEFVRRWESKLKHVPGLEKLVVVTPLGGPPGRDVEVRFSGSDKTVVKSAALELSEYLREIPGVYAIEDDTSYGRQQQILSLTPLGEALGLSVADVSQQLRASIEGLTLQSFTTRNQEIDVRLMLPDSEKHQLSEFENIHVILPSGESIALLDVVEIESSRGFDTLRHADGEFAIEVNASVDPRIANITDVSTFLDEEVRPAIIAKHGVKWSVGSRQEDQERTEESMRNGFILAMALIYLTLALVFGSYIWPVVVMLTIPFGIVGALWGHLFLGLDFTILTMLGIIGLSGIVVNNAIVLIVFYKQNRYDAGKNLEQAMLDAGCQRLRPIVLSSLTTIVGLTPLLFEKSTQAQFLIPMAATLVFGLAFSTVLVLFFIPSLLAVIERILDRLRRSEPGLEGAEEVSESA, from the coding sequence ATGGCGTACCAACCCAGCCAGCAAAGACACTTTCTTGAACTGATTGCGGCGCATCCGGTTGCCGTGAATGTGTTCATGGTCGTCATACTGGCGGTCGGGGCGTTCTCGATATCGAGGTTGAACATTCAGTTCCTCCCGGAGATCCAGGTCAACTTCATAACCGTCACCACCAATTGGCCGGGTGCGGCTGCCGAAGATGTCGAGCGGTCGATTACGAATCGTCTGGAACTTGACCTCAAGAATCTTGATGAACTCAAGCAGATGACGTCCTACTCGAGTTTGGGAAGTTCTGTTGTGGTACTCGAGTACGGGGAGAATGCTGACATTGACACGGCCAAAGATGATGTGTCGCGCATTGTCGACCCGCTGGTCAGGCTGCTGCCGGAAAACGCCGAGCGGCCGGAAATTGTCGCCTTGAGAATCTATGAAGATGTCGCAAGACTGATTGTCTCCGCCCCTTCTCTCGAACAGCTGAGAACTCTCGCCAATGAGTTCCGGGACGAGCTGTTGAGAAGAGGAATTGAGAGGATTGAGATTCTGGGATTGCCGCAAGAGGAGATCGCCATTCAGATTCCCGGTGAGTCGCTTCGCGATCTGGGACTGTCGCTCAATCAGATCGGGCGCATCATTCAGTCGCAATCCAAGGATGAATCGATCGGAATTTCCGGTCGGGATGACGCCGCCCGACAAATTCGGGTTTTGGACCAGCGGCGCGATTACATCGAGTTTGAGCAGGTGCCCATCGCTGCGGATTCAGACGGACGCCTGATCATGCTCTCCGACATCGCAACGATCGAGCAGCGGCCCAAACCGGATCAATTGCAGGCCTCGTTCAAAAACCGACCGGCGGTTGAGTTGCGCATCAAGCGATTGGGATCCGGTGATACCCTGAAAAGCGCCAAGATATTGAAGGATTGGAAAGCTGAGGCCGAGTCCGTCCTTCCAGCCGATGTGGAGCTTTCCATATACACTGATCAGTCGATCTCGCTTCAGGGACGGCTCGACACGCTGGTCAATAACGGGTTGATCGGCCTTTTGCTGGTACTGGTTGTTCTTTATCTGTTTCTCAACGCGAGACTGGCGTTCTGGGTTGCTGTGGGCATTCCCATAGCGCTGTCTGGCGCACTGGCCCTCCTTCTTGCCCTCGGCGGAACACTGAACATGATTACGATGTTTGGCTTTATCATGACCATCGGCATTCTTGTAGACGATGCCATTGTTGTCGGTGAGGAAGCCCTGAGTCAGTTCGAGGAGAAGCCCCATCCACTCAAAGCGGCCTACGGCGCGGCACGCCGTCTGCTGATTCCGGTTCTGGCTGCATCTTTGACGACGATACTGGCATTTTTACCTGTCATCCTGGCCACCGGCGTGATCGGGACTTTTCTGGGATTTATCGCGCTCGTAGTTGTCTGCGTCGTCCTGACATCGCTGATCGAGGCCTTTCTGATCCTTCCGGGCCACCTGCGGGGATCGTTCCAAAAAATGCAATACAACATCGCCCGTGCCAAGTCAACCGTCATGGATCGGATACTGAGTGTGGTCCGGGATCGCTGGTATCGCTCAGCACTCAAGCTCTCGATCAGACATCCGATTACAGTGATTGCAACCGGCATTTCGCTTCTGATCCTCACCGTGGGCCTGTTTACATCCGGGCGCCTGAGCTACAGTTTCTTCCCCACTCCGGAATTGAACCTGCTGTTCGCGAATGTAAGCTTTTCAGCTGGCACTCCGGAAAAGACTGTCGACGAGTACATGGAGTACGCCTATGACGCGCTGCTTGAAACCGAGTCGGATTTGGGAGGCAACCTCATCGTTTCGTCATTGATTTTTCACGGTGCCAATTTCAATGTCAGCAGCGACTCCCTGATCAGGGGGTCCAACAACGGAAACATCATGGTCGACCTGGTTCATTCGGACGATCGGGATGTGCGCACGACGGAATTTGTCCGTCGATGGGAGAGCAAGCTCAAGCACGTCCCCGGACTTGAGAAATTGGTGGTGGTGACACCTCTCGGCGGTCCGCCCGGGCGGGATGTCGAGGTCCGGTTCAGCGGTTCAGATAAGACTGTTGTCAAGAGTGCAGCCCTCGAACTGAGTGAGTATCTGCGAGAGATACCGGGGGTGTATGCAATCGAGGACGATACAAGCTACGGCAGACAGCAGCAGATACTGTCGCTGACACCTCTGGGCGAGGCGCTTGGCCTGTCAGTCGCTGATGTCAGTCAACAGTTGCGGGCATCAATCGAGGGGTTGACTCTGCAGTCATTCACAACCCGGAATCAGGAGATTGATGTCAGGCTTATGCTCCCTGACAGTGAAAAACACCAACTCAGCGAATTTGAGAATATTCATGTCATACTTCCGTCCGGGGAGTCCATCGCGTTGCTTGATGTCGTTGAGATAGAAAGTAGCAGGGGGTTCGATACGTTGCGGCACGCCGACGGCGAATTTGCGATTGAAGTCAATGCCAGCGTAGACCCCCGAATTGCCAATATTACAGATGTGTCAACTTTTCTCGACGAGGAGGTGCGCCCGGCAATCATCGCCAAACATGGGGTGAAGTGGTCGGTCGGCTCCCGACAGGAGGATCAGGAGCGCACTGAGGAATCAATGAGAAATGGGTTTATCCTTGCGATGGCCCTGATCTACCTGACCTTGGCACTGGTATTCGGTTCCTATATCTGGCCTGTCGTAGTCATGCTGACCATTCCATTCGGCATTGTCGGCGCACTATGGGGACATCTTTTCCTTGGACTGGATTTCACGATCCTGACAATGCTGGGCATCATCGGGCTCTCGGGAATCGTGGTGAACAATGCGATCGTCCTGATCGTCTTTTACAAACAGAACCGGTACGACGCCGGAAAGAATCTCGAGCAAGCCATGCTGGACGCCGGATGTCAGCGGCTGCGACCGATCGTCCTATCCAGCCTGACCACCATCGTAGGACTGACGCCGCTTCTGTTCGAGAAGTCAACTCAGGCACAGTTCCTCATTCCGATGGCCGCAACGCTGGTATTCGGACTCGCATTCTCAACCGTGCTGGTGCTGTTTTTCATCCCGTCACTGCTTGCTGTGATCGAAAGGATACTGGACCGACTGCGGCGGTCGGAACCTGGACTTGAGGGTGCCGAGGAAGTCAGCGAATCAGCATGA
- a CDS encoding endonuclease/exonuclease/phosphatase family protein, whose translation MIKFTTYNIQYGRGLDGRIDLGRIADTVSDSDVIALQEVERYFPRSGDIDQVAELAGKLGGYHWVYGAGVDIDADDMSDDGTVRHRRRQFGNMLLSRQPIITSRNHLLPKYASTGPLSIQRSALEGVISFGARKIRVYSVHLTHISACTRMRQLHELLRIDREAVVEGGPIAGDASVTDFDQEVNLADMPAESILMGDFNFTPDSEEYTAVAGPVSDYGGRIVNPTGLIDAWTHCGNSEMAGVTAERRGEGVRMDFCFVSYSLSDRIESCRIDSDAVGSDHKPFSVTFDL comes from the coding sequence ATGATCAAGTTTACGACCTACAATATTCAGTATGGCCGCGGCCTGGACGGCCGAATCGATCTCGGGCGAATCGCTGATACAGTCAGCGACTCGGATGTCATCGCCTTGCAGGAGGTGGAAAGATATTTTCCGCGCTCAGGTGATATCGACCAGGTCGCGGAATTGGCCGGGAAACTGGGTGGTTATCACTGGGTATACGGTGCCGGGGTGGACATCGATGCGGATGATATGAGCGACGACGGGACAGTCAGACACCGTCGCCGTCAGTTCGGCAACATGCTGCTCTCCAGACAACCGATCATCACGTCCAGAAATCATCTGCTGCCCAAATACGCGTCGACCGGACCTCTCAGTATCCAAAGAAGCGCCCTGGAGGGTGTTATCTCGTTCGGTGCTCGAAAGATTCGCGTGTATTCCGTGCATCTCACACATATCAGTGCCTGCACCCGTATGCGTCAGCTGCACGAACTGCTCCGAATCGATCGGGAAGCGGTTGTTGAGGGCGGGCCGATTGCAGGCGATGCATCTGTGACGGATTTCGATCAGGAAGTCAATCTTGCGGATATGCCGGCCGAGTCGATCTTGATGGGCGATTTCAATTTCACACCGGACTCTGAAGAATATACCGCGGTCGCTGGTCCCGTATCAGATTACGGTGGCCGAATTGTCAATCCAACGGGACTGATCGATGCCTGGACCCATTGCGGGAACAGCGAGATGGCGGGGGTCACCGCCGAACGACGGGGGGAAGGCGTTCGTATGGATTTCTGTTTTGTCAGCTATTCACTGAGCGACCGTATCGAGTCGTGCAGAATTGATTCCGACGCCGTCGGTTCGGACCACAAGCCATTTTCAGTAACGTTCGATTTGTGA
- a CDS encoding VOC family protein produces the protein MTAHFDTIRWADVSVRDWTRAKAFYAAMFDWEFADQHFEGRTVYSLARLDGPAGPHASVAVAGLGPAMDPDADDGPKSWRSYINVSDLASTLDKVDSARGQVIMPPMDVMDAGVMAVCKDSNGAVFSLWQPVHHTGHDRGNIPGMICWFELTSSDPQDSLEFYGSVFGWNADKRRSSTDEYSWIFTSGAKAVASMHSRLNETSGKALWLPFVRVASLSRTERICRELGGSVLFGPQLEAGIGVYAVVTDNERNMFGISQFNA, from the coding sequence GTGACCGCGCACTTCGACACCATCAGATGGGCCGATGTGTCGGTTCGGGACTGGACCCGGGCGAAGGCATTTTATGCGGCAATGTTTGACTGGGAATTTGCGGATCAGCATTTCGAGGGACGGACAGTGTACAGTCTGGCACGACTGGATGGGCCTGCCGGACCGCATGCAAGCGTCGCGGTGGCAGGACTCGGTCCTGCGATGGACCCTGATGCGGACGACGGGCCGAAAAGCTGGCGCTCGTATATCAACGTTTCGGATCTGGCATCGACACTCGATAAAGTCGACTCTGCACGGGGGCAGGTGATCATGCCACCGATGGACGTGATGGATGCGGGGGTCATGGCCGTCTGCAAGGATTCGAACGGGGCTGTCTTCAGTCTGTGGCAACCGGTCCATCATACCGGTCACGATCGCGGAAACATACCCGGGATGATCTGCTGGTTTGAGCTGACCTCATCCGATCCACAGGACTCGCTGGAGTTTTATGGTTCGGTTTTTGGCTGGAACGCTGACAAGAGACGTTCGTCGACCGATGAATACTCCTGGATTTTCACCTCCGGCGCAAAGGCGGTTGCGAGCATGCACTCCAGACTGAATGAAACGTCCGGGAAGGCGCTTTGGCTGCCGTTCGTCCGGGTTGCCAGCCTCTCTCGGACTGAACGGATATGCAGGGAACTCGGCGGGTCTGTCCTGTTCGGTCCCCAACTGGAAGCGGGTATTGGAGTTTATGCGGTGGTGACGGATAATGAGCGCAATATGTTCGGAATCTCACAATTCAATGCGTGA
- the glcF gene encoding glycolate oxidase subunit GlcF, with protein sequence MKTDLADFIRNTDQGQVAESILRKCVHCGFCTATCPTYQLLGNELDGPRGRIYLIKQMVEGAQPTARTQLHLDRCLTCRSCETTCPSGVRYSKLLEIGRDIVEQKVGRSPFQRAVHMGLQFVVPNTFLTSVALMSARLVAFALPEKLKRKIPPKQKVEAWPERNHVRTMIIHQGCIQRVARPGINAAAARYLDRQSISAVRTSDSCCGALGLHLGNRDFLIRHARRNIDAWWPQIKAGAEAIVSTASGCGVTIKEYGELLADDREYAHKAEKISSLTIDISEVETNASPAKLDSQVSNVAFHSPCTLQHGQKVTHSVEQILANHGLTLETVENSHLCCGSAGVYSLLQPEIAEKLLEDKIAALERGNPQIIVTGNIGCLMHLSSRSSVPVKHWVEIVAPASDT encoded by the coding sequence ATGAAAACTGATCTGGCTGATTTCATCCGCAATACCGACCAAGGTCAGGTTGCCGAGTCGATCTTGCGGAAATGTGTCCATTGTGGGTTCTGCACCGCAACCTGTCCGACCTATCAGTTGCTCGGCAATGAGCTTGATGGGCCGCGGGGGCGAATCTATCTGATCAAGCAGATGGTTGAGGGTGCGCAGCCTACTGCCCGCACCCAGTTGCACCTGGATCGATGCCTGACATGCCGTTCGTGCGAGACGACCTGTCCATCCGGCGTCCGCTACAGCAAACTGCTGGAAATCGGCCGCGACATTGTAGAGCAGAAGGTGGGCAGAAGCCCTTTCCAGCGCGCAGTCCATATGGGATTGCAATTTGTCGTTCCGAATACATTCCTGACGTCCGTCGCACTCATGTCGGCTCGTCTTGTCGCTTTCGCGCTGCCTGAGAAACTGAAGCGAAAGATACCTCCCAAACAGAAAGTGGAGGCCTGGCCCGAACGCAATCATGTCCGAACGATGATCATTCATCAAGGATGCATCCAGCGGGTTGCCCGACCGGGCATCAATGCCGCCGCCGCACGATATCTTGATCGTCAGTCAATTTCAGCAGTGCGAACTTCAGACAGCTGTTGCGGTGCGCTGGGACTGCATCTCGGCAACCGTGATTTCCTGATCCGGCATGCGCGCAGGAATATCGACGCCTGGTGGCCGCAGATAAAGGCGGGCGCGGAGGCGATCGTGTCGACCGCAAGCGGTTGCGGGGTCACGATCAAGGAATATGGCGAGTTGCTTGCGGACGACCGCGAGTATGCGCACAAGGCCGAGAAAATTTCTTCGCTGACGATCGATATTTCCGAAGTCGAGACCAATGCGTCACCAGCCAAACTCGACAGTCAGGTCAGCAACGTTGCCTTCCACTCCCCCTGTACCCTGCAGCACGGTCAGAAAGTCACTCATTCAGTGGAGCAAATCCTTGCTAATCATGGTTTGACGCTCGAAACTGTGGAAAATTCCCATTTATGTTGCGGTTCAGCAGGTGTGTATTCGCTATTGCAGCCGGAAATCGCCGAAAAGCTGCTGGAAGACAAGATCGCGGCCCTCGAGCGCGGAAATCCTCAGATCATCGTCACGGGAAATATAGGCTGCCTGATGCATCTGAGTTCCCGTTCCAGTGTCCCGGTAAAGCACTGGGTTGAGATTGTCGCTCCGGCATCGGATACGTGA
- the glcE gene encoding glycolate oxidase subunit GlcE → MTIWSDSELPDNDDINPLVEQVRTSYRNSEPLRICGSKSKSFLGHPIVGSLLDVSRHTGIMSYEPSELVLTARAGTTLRQITDTLAASGQILGFEPPWFGDKATLGGTVACGLSGPRRPFSGSARDFVLGVKCITGKGELMSFGGQVIKNVAGYDVSRLMVGAMGSLGVLTEVSLRVLPRHELETTLILELDEQRALDKMIDLARLPIPISALSYSSGLMRVRLSGTENGIASATAEIGGQDDAQGQEYWLQLKEQRLRFFSRNQMLWRVSVPATAPAMNLGEDCLIDWGGALRWVYTDMTADEMFELARQMRGHATVYCAESHYQGERFSRLSGAVAELHSRLKSSFDPHRILNPGIMYRDV, encoded by the coding sequence TTGACAATCTGGAGCGATTCTGAATTGCCGGACAATGACGATATCAACCCTCTGGTTGAGCAGGTCCGCACCTCATATCGGAATTCCGAACCTCTCCGAATTTGCGGTTCTAAGAGCAAGTCTTTCCTCGGGCATCCCATCGTCGGATCCCTGCTGGATGTCAGTCGCCACACCGGAATCATGTCCTATGAACCTTCTGAACTGGTACTGACTGCCAGAGCCGGAACAACACTTCGGCAAATCACTGACACCCTGGCCGCGTCGGGCCAGATACTTGGATTCGAACCGCCGTGGTTTGGAGATAAAGCGACACTGGGCGGAACAGTTGCCTGCGGGCTGTCCGGGCCGCGTCGACCGTTTTCCGGCTCCGCCCGGGATTTTGTACTGGGCGTCAAGTGTATTACAGGCAAAGGAGAACTGATGTCGTTCGGCGGTCAAGTGATCAAGAATGTTGCCGGTTACGATGTCTCAAGACTGATGGTCGGCGCGATGGGAAGTCTCGGTGTCCTGACCGAAGTCTCGCTCAGGGTGCTGCCCCGTCACGAACTCGAGACGACGCTGATACTTGAGCTTGACGAACAGCGTGCGCTGGACAAGATGATTGATCTGGCGCGATTGCCGATTCCAATTTCCGCCTTGAGCTATTCCTCGGGGTTGATGCGGGTTCGACTTTCGGGCACCGAAAATGGAATTGCTTCGGCAACCGCTGAGATCGGTGGGCAGGACGATGCGCAAGGGCAGGAATATTGGTTGCAGCTCAAAGAGCAAAGGCTGAGGTTCTTCAGTCGAAATCAGATGCTTTGGCGAGTATCGGTTCCAGCAACCGCGCCGGCTATGAATTTGGGTGAGGATTGCCTGATTGACTGGGGCGGAGCCTTGCGATGGGTCTATACCGACATGACCGCAGACGAGATGTTCGAACTCGCAAGACAGATGAGAGGTCACGCGACAGTATACTGCGCCGAGTCCCACTACCAGGGCGAGAGATTCAGCCGATTGTCAGGTGCAGTCGCCGAACTCCATTCCCGATTGAAGTCGTCATTTGATCCGCACCGGATCCTGAATCCAGGCATCATGTATCGGGATGTCTGA